gttcttaccagagcgtgcaaggctgtttctaccgatttccctttgcagtaagcatgctgagacattgatagtctcttctcaatgttgttacatatatggatatcgatcaatcgttccagagttttgagaatgaaggatgataggctaataggtcttatgtccttagggttgacatgcgagcatttgcccgccttttgaatgaaaactacctttacttcTCTCCAACGCCGAGGTATAtggaccagatttatacaacttttaaagatcatctcaatgatgggcgaagttatatcaatggtatattgtagctcagctggtatgatttgatctggacctggagatttgtaaggtttgaaactacccagagcccatgtcaatttttcttttgtaaccagaccttgaggaaaaattaagtaaatatccgacccaggactgtatgttgtattaacggattgggagctatctgggaagtgggtgtctaatagcaggtttagcgtttcttcgcaagagttagtccatgtaccatctgagcttttaagacaactaggcatggttggacttgtggagagaatcttccttatccttgatgcctccgcggattcttctattgagttacagaaggatctttggctattctcaattctagtttatactttttgagagattctttataggaatcccaatcttggggatgtctagtctttttcgctcgattgaaaagccttctacaaccgctcctgagtatatctagttcagcagcccaccaatatggtttcttctttcctcgCACTGTGGTgagggggcaggcagtttccatggctttattgagggctgctgtaagttcatcgaccttttgatcgagttcaagagcgcacaagggcggatccgAAAGTTatggtttaatcagatttttcagagtcgccctatattttggccaatctgttttcctataattccggaattggatcggttttggggtccCTTCAATAAGTGAAAATTGGATGTATCTTTTATCGGAGAACGAGttctcctttgatactctccgattcaatattttatttgagagatttaacgagacaagagtcagatctaaaacttcttgtcgattttttgtgacgaaggttggttcactacctacattacttactaccagattacttgttagaatataatcaaaaagagactcacctctgttatTTATATCGGTACTACCCCATGTAGTATGGTGCGCATTGGCATCACAACCAAtaattaggtttgttttctgtcttgttgATTCAGCGACCGTCTTCTCAAGAATGGTACCAGGCAGTGGACCCTGGTGCCTGGTGGTCGTGGCCCAAATATGCTGATACCATGCCAGTAGGTATGGTTGTCTATTACCATACTGGCTGTGGTGACGTCTTTATCACTGAAATGAGGGAGTGAAAATACATTTAGATTACGTTTTACTAGTATGCAGGACCTTGGGTTACATTTTCCTGTTACTTATAGTACGTAGTAGCCAGGAGTTCTCAATCCTCGAACCAGGGATTTCACAATCCAAGGTTCTTGGATAAGAACTACATCTTCTCCAATTTTTGTCAGGCGGAGAAGAAGGGAGGCCGAAGCCGTTTTAGAGTGTTGGAGGTTAATCTgtagtatttgcagcattttggctacaaataggcagatcaacctccaccactgttaaatccagctcatccagatcagacgaagcggaacctaatagttcatcttcttcctcactGGGAAGAGCTTTGTCGATTGAGTCATCGGTCTCCATTAGGGATAAACCTTTGACGTTTTTGGGAGAAGACTgtgctgcgacagaagaggggCCCGCCACATTTTTATCCACATCCAAGGATGGGAGGGTGATGATAGCACTGGGACCCACCACGTCTTGCTGCACAGCTTCGGAAGAAGACTGTactgcgacagaagagggcccaggtagatcatcaacaacatccaaggatgggaaggTGATAGCAGCAATGGGACTCACTACGTCTTGCGACACAGCCTGCGAAGGAGGTTGTGGAGGCTCGCATGAAGCGTctgcctcatcttttttatatacgcAGAGCGTGACTGACTCGAAGCCGTATCTTATCTCGAGCCAGAGAAGACACAGAGTCTTTATTGATTACGATAATCGCACTTCTATAAAGACCCTTTGGCTCCTCCAGTTTCGCGATCTTCCAGTCGTGACAAGGGAGGTTCGGGTTGCTGATCCTGATCATTGCGCTAATGTCATCTGGACAAGAGGGTTCTATCGGAATCCATGCGCGAGCTCTCGGCCTGCAAGGAATATCTCCCTTTGCAACGACCTCGAGTTTTGCGCCTGGCCAGACTTCGCCCAGCATGCCGACAGCAAGCGTATATAGATCGCGCGACCTCTGATCGTTACAagcgatgagtttgacatgaccttgatgccaaccccaaCCGCTTGTTACTGGTGGTGGACCCGGATGCTCTCTCATGACTTTGAGAAAGCCAGCCGAGAGCCCCAGTTTCACCATCTGCCAACGGTCAGAAGTAATCATGCCATCAATATTGCTCCTATCAATGACCGCTACTATGATCTTTTTAGGCTCTTTAAGTATATCACTGAATGTTTTAGTGAGTGGTACTCTGGCCATGTTAGAAGTGCTGGTGTTTTGCACTTTGGGCTTTTTAGGGACGGGAGTGGGCTCCTCCAAAGATCTTTGTCGTTTTGACGTGGAGTCATGGCGACTGGTTTTATCTAGAATGGATTTAGCCCACTCCTGCCTCTTGCTAAGGATGGGATTACTTCCATCCCCCAATGACGAACCAGAGAATTTTAGAATCCTCATCGCATAGCGCCGTTGTTTATAGGAGCTCTTAGGAGCATTCTGGAGAGGTTTACTCTCTTTGGTAGTGGAAGGATCATTTTTCACGAACTTTCCACTACCGACCTGAGAAAGCGTTTTAGTCATTGATACATCCTTTACCATACCGGAAAAAGGGCAGTGACTTGGCACAAGCCCTTCTCCGGTGTTTGGCACAGGAGTAACGACAGCCGACGTTGCCGCCTAACTGCCGCCCTGTGTGGATAGAACCTGTACTACACACGAAGAAGGGCAGTGACTAGGCACAATCCCTTCTCCGGTGTTTGGCACAGGAGTAACGACAGCCGACGACGTTGCCgccgaactgccgcccggtgtagCTGGAGTACCGGCACCGGTTTGAcgattttgcttttgttttggctttatttttttgttttgttttagtttgttcaTTTGGATTCCCACGAGTAGGCGAAGTAAAAAGGGGGGTCCATCTGTGCAGAGATTCGCttacacagataaggctagctaatccggaggtcgcctggtatccggatactccgttaacgactgagctatttttagaaattgggccctcagcctggctgatcatcggcacgggtcgtataacaccttagatccagcccaattgggAAGTTGAAGGGAGGGATATGTATTGGAAAAGGAGAGACGAACAGCAATTGAGCCATAAGCGTCCCAGGAAGGAAACAGGGTATTGACAGACAGTGATGCACTATACAGTCAGGGAATAAGGAGCCATCAGCCAGCATAGTAGCACAAAGCCGATGTAGGAGTTGGTAAGGATTGGGAAGGGGACGGGCGAGCGACCTTTAGTTTCAGGGCTCTTCTGGGGAAATAATtcccgagaatcattgaccttactcagcttctacaactcgacaagttcgacgctcaGGTAGAAGTTTTGCATTCCTTagagcaaaataaattgatttattttagttttaagatCAAGTATGGAGATGTGGATTTTTCGACAATTTTACTAATACTGAAACAATTTTGATCTTTCAGCTTAACACATTTtcccttttatttattaatttaacaaaatattgaaacaattttaattaaaattcttaatttttgctaTTTAATAGGAATGATGaaatttttggatttgtttGCAGAATTATTTTCTGTCGCAGTTAATtacaaaagcaaataaaaaagagttgCCTTGACTTTTAAAACTAATTCAATAGAACGCCGAAAGCTGACCGCTTTGACGTATCAGAACGTGGAGGACAGCGGTCAATTCTAATCGTCCCACCGGACTGCATTCACGCCTTAAGGCATTTGACGTAGAGTTGACAAGAGCAAAAATCAATCCACGGAGCATGTAAAGTCAGTAGGATTTTTTATCGCGTATCGCATATGGATAATTTTGACAAATGAAAAATTCGTTGCAAAAATAgtcaaaataatcaatttataaaTCCAATATGAATAGaatagtaaaaaaattgtcttgtcTTTTGATTTGTTCGTGGGAAAATAGTAGTAGTAAGAAAAtgctaattttttaatataggtTTAGAGGATTGtatatgtttaacattttttttttttgacacaaagTTTATAAAATCCGTTATTTAACTccaaatttctttaatttttaatctagCTATTTATGTGATTCTTGGATATAAACATAATCATAGCTGTTAGCGCTTacatttgacatctgtcaaactcagctatCATTTTTAATGTGTCATACTTTTTTCTGGCCGTAAATTGAAATTCATAACTGTGATATTGTGGTTCCAACTAGCGACAAGGGGAAATGAGCAGTTTCCTGGTAGCGAAATTTCAGGTTTTTACCATGCCAATTGACGATATACATAAAACCGTTcgtttttttcttcgaaatcCCACAAAagaccttacttacttacttacttaaggtggcgctacagtccggggcggacctgggcctcaaccaacaagctactccagccagctcggtccctagctagctgtctccagtttcgcacgccaagttggttgaggtcctctcccacctgggtgcgccacctgagtcgcggtcttcctctactgcgccgtccctcgggattggattcgaataccttccgggctggagcgttgatgtccacccgctctacatgacctagccatctaagccgttggactttgattctgataactaggtcagtgtcgctgtacagcccgtacagctcgtcgttatatcttctcctccattctccatctatgcgtacgggaccaaatatcgcccgaagaatttttctctcgaagcatcctaagacgctctcatctttctttgacagggttcaggcctcagcgacataaatgagaactgggatgatgagtgtcttatagatggtgattttacatgctcgagagaggactttacttctcaattgccttctaagtcaaaagaagcagcgatttgcaagagttattcttcgtttgatttcagcgctggtgtcgttgtctgcattaatagcggtgcctaggtagacaaagtccttaactacctcaaagttatagctgtccatggtgacgttttgtccaagccgtcgtcgttcagtgtccttttttgatgaaagcatatacttggtcttgccctcattgaccactaaacccatcttcttcgcttccgtcgcaatgctcaaaaacggtcCAGTGAcatgatcttccaattatatcaatatcatctgcatatcagagtaattggatgaacctttggaagattgtgcctctggtgttgacggttgagttttgcacaattccttCCAGAACGATGTGGAAAAAggtgcatgacagtgcatcaccttgtctaaaaccctttttttacatcaaatgcatcggtaggatcttttccgaccttgatggagcagcgtgcattctccatcgtcattctgcacaaacggataagtttgacagggatgccaaaactagacattgctcggtagagctcttccctatagatgctgtcatacgcggctttaaaatcgataaagagatggtgggtatcgatttgaagctcctgggttttttccaagatctgccgtagtgagaatatttggtcgatagtggactttcctggtctgaagccacactgataaggaccaatcaggttgttgacgaatggcttcagacgttcacataatacggcagagaggatcttatacgcaatgttaaggagactgatgcctctgtagttggcgcagtttagagggtctcctttcttatgtatcgggcacactatgctgagattccactcatcgggcatgctttcttccgaccatattttgcagatgagttggtgcatgatcCCTACCAAATCATTGCCtgttgctttgaatagttcggcagcgatgccgtcagctccagcagctttgtttgacttaagtttagatatagctatcttcacttcgtcaaggtcgggtaggcggaattgttgatctgcgtcgccgaggttgagtggttctatctcccttacagcggaattcggttcgtcatcgccgttatttaatttggagaagtgatctttccatattctcagcatcgactgtggttctactacgatgttcctttgatcgtctttacaggcttcggttcgtggctggtacccttgggaggttttttttaccttttggtaaaatttacgaacctcattcctgttgtgacatccctctatctcctcgatctcgcgctctcatgctctctttttttccgtctaagaagccggtgttcctctctcctcttctgctcatagagctcgcgagcagctctcgtccttttgtgcagcgccgttttgtatgcctcttgtttcgctgcgtgagcttgccagcattcgtcgtcaaaccaggggtttcgctgtggtggccgtctgaaacctagcacttcagaggcggcatctctgatggctgcaaggcaatgatgccactggttttcaatgcttaatgcaggaagcataggactccttaggaggttattagggactcgattggaaaaggacatggcagtctcttgtgattgtagccgtctaacgtcgaaaattctcacagtacttccttgttttggcttggatcgggatatccgtagccgtaccttggctacaacaaggtagtggtccgagtcaatgttggcctctcggaatgttcggatatcctggatactggagaagtgtcgtgcgtcgatcgcaatgtggtcaatctcgttgacggttgattgatcaggagatttccatgtccccttgtggatattaagatgcgtgaactgcgtactagctaccagaacgtgtcgctccgcagcgaaatcgaccagcctgaatccgttgtcggaggtagtgtcgtgcaggatgtatctcccgattatgccaccaaaggtgtcttctcttcctagcttggcattaaaatctcgtaagacaattttaatgtcatagccagggcactgctcatatgtcttgtccaagagcttgaagaatatatctttggtgtcttcatctttctcctctgttggggcatgcgcgcatattaggcttatgttggcgaatttagccttgatgcggtttgtcgtgatgcgctcgctcacactgttgaaactcaagactttttgcctgagcctagttccaacaacaaatccacacccaaatagacgctgtctgtgttctcggtagcagtcgccgtagtagatatcgcagacCTTGGTTATGCAAATAATCTCGGAACAATATCCTAGCCGAGATGTACCTAAATCTGGTCAATATTTCCGAGGTGAATGATATTATGTTTCACACTCAATGATGAACTTAATTTTccatcaaaaatattgactGTGCTGTGCTGTGCTGAAGAATTAATGACATTGTAAAGGAAAAGATCTATATCCCTTTagtaaagaaataaacttaTTGGCCTGGAAGTCACAAAAGAAAAGTAATAGATAGGGATCCACTTTTAGCTGtcattgtttttgataattgaCACTAATCATTGGTGTGTTTTTGACAGATTGGCTATAGCACCATTTCCTGATTAAAATCAAGCTTTTCGTGGGATAAGAATTGATCATttctttacttcacaaaccgaCAGGTGGAAAGGCAAAGAAAATGGGACGATTTTCGTTCCAAATTATGAAATCAAAAATCAGCTGGTCACTGTCAATGATTATTCACAtttgaacgaatattcgttcattatGAAATTTCTTTCACACTGTTGTTGTTTATTCGTCACTACAGACAGTCCAAAAATGactagaatgttttttttttaattttaaacacgggcgattattttattcgttgaagtgcaaactctattcgcgttccacataccatccacactgcaacgaataaattgttcgcgcgcaACATAACCTCCAAATGATGCcactctttttttgtttttgcgtgAAAGATCAtggaaaatatggagaaaagtgtaattcaattcgtcgctgtctgcgaatagaaataaggcccatgtgaaagaaaagtcaaaatatgcgaacatccacagtttgcaattcgtagctcatgtgcaagatgctttaaagcactattcacatgagcaagaccaacgaatgaacgaagattcgtcgattttgacatttctttcacatgaaagtttttaattcgtcgcgaatctagtttgacatttgttttttttttttgtgtttatcattattgtgttttgttttgaaaacaaacgattGAAAAAATGCGGTCGAAGCTAAACAAGAAAAAGATGTCATGTGCATCCATTTAATGCAAATCGGAAAATTGAAGGAAaagaagaatgatttttttaggataagtacgcgcgattattttattcgttgacagtgtggataatgtggaacgcgaataaattttgacagttcgtttcaactacattttttttcgcgataaataaatttgttttcttaaatttattaatagtaAAGtttgcatcataaatcaaatagaaactaatATTACTACCGttatgttaagaatttgtgtggaaatatgtcttcaaacgtatataaactcacattttataattctttcgtcgttcgttggttgCGCTCATGTCAATACTGCTTAAGGTGCATTCAAAAGCACATTTATTCAACCATTCGTAGATCCCAGGACCCAGAAATAAAGAAGACATCATTGCAAAAACGCTGCATAGACacgcttcaaaaatattattttaagcagTCCCTGATATTCATAATAAAACCCTGTTTCTGTAATCTCGCTtgattttttacaatttctgaaaaaaaaatatttttaagcgaACAGATTTATATTATAACATTTACAAATAAATCTCTCTAATTTATTAGTGAGTGCAGAGAACAAGTTTAAACAAAGAGACACTTGGCTTCActtttatccaaaaataaagaatatcttGAACATTACTGTACCACCCACAAAACTCACACACacacaaagaaaaacatacaaattataacTCAACGTCAAATAAGCAGTTGGCCAACCTGGTCCTGGTTCTTCTTGCAATTTTCttgtgttttcattatttttacattcaattgtaatttttattacaaagaaTTCTGTCTCGTCAGCCGTATGGCAGTTTTGTGCTTAATCCGATAAATTTCCCAGACTATAGAAGTGTTTATttactcaattaaaaaaataactatggaAAAATGCAgctaataaacaattaaaaaagtgCGTTCGCCAAGCCCCAAGAGTCTTAGTCTCAGACTCAGTGTTGATCAATTGCAGTGTTCTGTGGCCCTCCGTCTCCCCCTTTAATTAAATCCCCCGCAAAACAAGGCTACAAAATCATCGAATCAAGTGCAAGTGCTAGTGCTGCAGAaagttaaagatttttaaagcttaaatcaAAAGCAAGACCAAAAGAGCAAAAGCAACAGAAGTTCAATCATCAATTATGCCCCTAAAAGTGCTCCTTTCGACGAAGAAGAAGACACCCCGCAGAGTTTACTTTGGGAAAcatgaaaacattaaatattgatTCGATTGTAAAAATGTAAGCCCAGTAATTTGTGTAGAATCTAAGAAAATAGAACTAAACTTTTGGTATTAAACAGAAATTTTAAGTACGAATTAAGTGAAATAGAATAGAGTCGGGAAtctaaaaaagttcttttatatttgatttgattttggggaaccttgatttttgatttgtacACCAGTCTATTGGCGTGTGTCTTCGTCGTCGTGATTATGTTTATATTATCATTAAGTTAATCCTTGTTTCTTTGTTGGACTCGTTCAAGTTTGAGGTCAATCATTTACATAGATGCAGGTACTTGAATTATCTTTTGGAACTGGGCCTGGGTCTGGGTTTATGGCtggctttttttattcttttttttgttggtcttgCTTGGTCCATTTTATGAATTCTTGTCTCGCACATTTTGGTTTTCTTGTTGGAAGAACtgctgattcttttttttacgaCTTTATCGTCGCCAATTAGACTCATTCAGTCATTGTCACTTTTGTCAGTCGTGAGAATCGTCGCGTCGTATGAGTAAATAAAAAGCACCGAATTCAAAGTGTAGTGTGGTGTGGTTTGATGTGTGCAGGCGGCGAcggtgacgacgacgacgacgacagtgAGAGTTGAGTGaccctatttttattttttgttttgttgttaacgcAGTTATTGAACTTCTAAGatcattaaaacaattattCCTCCATTTTAagcttagtccaatttttgttttgaatgttcTTGTAAATTCATTGTCTCCAAACAGTGTGAGTTTATCCCAAAAGACAAGAGTTCAGAGGTCATCAGAATCCAATGTACAGATTGTCgttaaactaaattaatagcTAACTTTTTCGGACCAGTGAAACGATtgacttttttctatttgaatcAACCTCAATAAGAACGTAATTTATTTCCAATTCAATTGTTTTCCAAAGCTGCGATGGGTTTTGATAGCCTCTTTTCAAATCAAACTCCAAAATCAGTCTATCAGGTAACTTTTTAGAGGTAttactttataaaatgtttaaatgcaaaacttatgatgataacaaaattcataaagtaGTTTATTTTATAGGTAGAAGTCgggtttttcaaatctataatccCAATcttcaaagttaattttaaatatttatgctaTTTAAAACGTaacaaacttacttacttaaggtggcggtaCAGTCCGGGCGGATTTGGGCCTTAATATGCATGCGTCTACAACCAACTCGGTTCCTAGCTGGCTgtgtccagtttcgcacgcttAGTTGGTTAAGGTCTTCTCCCATCTGCGTCCACAACCCAAGTCGCAATCTTCCTCTACggcgggattggattcgaagaccttccgggcagGAGCGTTAATgaccattcgctctacatgacccaacaatctaagtcgttggacttttattgttttaaccAGGTCAGTTTACAGcgcgtacagtttgtcgttgtATCTTATCCTGCACTCTTGATCTATGCAGACGGGTCCAAAAATTAACCTAagattttttctctcgaagcatcctaagacgctctcatttttctttgacaaggTTCAGGATTCAGTGTCACAAATGAGAACTTggataatgagtgtcttatagattttAGGTGATTTTAGAAGCTCGAGAGAAGaatttactactcaattgccttctaaatccaaagaaacagctatttgcaagagttactcttcgtttgatttcagcgctggtgtagtTGTCTGAATttaaagcggtgcctaggtagacaaagaactctaatacctcaaagttatagctgctCATGGTGAGGTtagtccaagacgtcgtcgttcaacgtgattttttgacgacagcatatacttggtcttgccctcatagaccactaaacccatcttctccgcttccttcgcaatgctcaaaaacggtccactgacatcacgcttgaAGTCTTCCAATTATGGCAATATCAAtattgtgcctctagttttgacaGTTGAGTTGTGCAcagcatgatttttttttataataagaacaCACTCAAGGGTATATTGCTACCactattatgcagaggcacagtgtgagcactaggaagaggagagagggtttaaaaggagatgtcggtgtacattggttttgaattgctGAATATTGCACTGACTATTAAACACAGAATGtagcaaggcattccacattcgcgtagtacggctgaagaacgaatctctgtttttgacagtacggccgaagttgggcttgaGGGTATagtgatgagcattcctagaagcgcgagtattagggttgaactgtttaaggataGGAATGCAACTatctatttcactagagcataagccgttaaaataacggtaaaaaagggtcagacaagagcccttacgacgatgttcaagcgaagtaaatgaacttatgatgatattatcatctatcaagaagcttaagtaagttgcaggagcaccagcccagagatgggagttatactcaagctttcaacgtatataagtcttgtatataacagccagatcagaaggagtgaaatataaaaatgaaaaagagtgttggagataaaacagagccctggggcacaccagcatttatgtTATGGTTTTCACACTAGAAtctatccaatacaacttgaattgaacgattcgaaaggtaattactaatccaatgaagcagggattcatgaaaaccgaaagaacgcattttcgataagagagctgaTGCCaaacctatcaaatgcttttgaaaatcaagtgcaataatcttactttctccaaaaaggtataaagatttgctccactgttcggtgagatgaaccataagatcaccagtggacctattgctacgaaagccatattttcggtcattaagaagctttcgatcttcgagatatttcttgagctgataattaatcagcgtttccataaccttggaaagaagggacctaaatgcaatcggtcggtagttagaataggctggacaaatgcggttttgaatccgctcggaacgagacctaagGAAAGGAGTAggaaagatgaaaaagcttacgcagtggttttgccagcgtagAAGAATTGGCGGCtgttaattttcaattgaaaccaAGTTctgttaaattatatatatggAAATAGTTTATTTGAACTAAACAGTTGAACAATttgaataagaataataattagtttgagaaaataataaattgagtaATTAGGAAAGAAATGAAGATatgttaaaattaagtaaagtg
This window of the Eupeodes corollae chromosome 3, idEupCoro1.1, whole genome shotgun sequence genome carries:
- the LOC129949028 gene encoding uncharacterized protein LOC129949028; translated protein: MVKDVSMTKTLSQVGSGKFVKNDPSTTKESKPLQNAPKSSYKQRRYAMRILKFSGSSLGDGSNPILSKRQEWAKSILDKTSRHDSTSKRQRSLEEPTPVPKKPKVQNTSTSNMARVPLTKTFSDILKEPKKIIVAVIDRSNIDGMITSDRWQMVKLGLSAGFLKVMREHPGPPPVTSGWGWHQGHVKLIACNDQRSRDLYTLAVGMLGEVWPGAKLEVVAKGDIPCRPRARAWIPIEPSCPDDISAMIRISNPNLPCHDWKIAKLEEPKGLYRSAIIVINKDSVSSLARDKIRLRVSHALRI